From the genome of Magnolia sinica isolate HGM2019 chromosome 12, MsV1, whole genome shotgun sequence:
GCCTTGCAAAGCTCACCATGAGACAAAATTACTAAGTTCTCATTTTCATGCATGATCTCCACTGAAAGCCACAATaccctttttctcttcttcttccattgTATCACAAGATGGCCCACCTCTTGTCTCTGGCAACCCCATCACAAACAATCCACACCCTCCAATCACCACCCCAAACACCCCAAATGACAAGGACCCATGCTTCCTACCTGCCGCCACAAGCATGGGGCTGATCACGCCACCGAGCACAAGCGCTTGCCGCACCATCGACAATGCCGTGTTCCGTACACATGTTGGGAACAATTCAAGGGTGTATATCAAAAGTATGCTGAATCCGGTGCAGGCGCTGAAGAAGGACACCAGCTCCAGCCCCATCTGCACCTCCTTCTGATCGCTACCATCCATCACCATACAAAGGACACTGCACAACCCGCTTATGATAGTGAACACCAGAACCCCACTCCGACGGTTCAGCCTCCCTATCAGGAAGAAGGTCAGTAAGGCCATAGGAAGTTCGGATAGTGCGTTGAACGTGACACTCAGATAGAGGTTGAAATCCAAATTTCCAAGGGCAAGCGGCATCCCGTAGTAGACCATGCCTACTCCGAAACCAACCACCATAACCATCGATAACCGCCGAAATGCCCACTTCTTCTCCCACAAAATCTTCATTGCCGAGTATATTTCGGCATTCCACGACTCCTCTTCGACAACCACTTCCGAGAAGCTGGAAAGCAATATCTTGCCATTCGATAACGAGATGCTTCGAAGCGTCTGGATAGCTTCATCCTTGTGTCCGCGCACGAAGAGCCAACGTGGGGACTCATGCACGAGAAAATGGACGGCTATGCAATAAACGATCGCGGGGGCTGACGTCCACAGGTAGAGGGTCCACCATGAGGAACCCCTGGCTAGGTAGGCCATGGCGGGCAAAGATAAGAATCCGAGCGTGAAACAGAAGAAGCCGAGGATACCGACCTCACCCCGCCACCGCTTCCCAACTATCTCAGTCGACAGCACGAGTGCGGATGTTCCAATAGTTGCACGCCCACAGCCGCTGATGAACCGCAAGGCCGAGTAGACCCACAAGTTGGGTGAGGCCACTGTCAGTGCGCCAGTAACTGAAATGATTATGCATGCGAGAAGGAGCATTTTCTTTCGGCCGAGCGATGAGTCGGCGAGTG
Proteins encoded in this window:
- the LOC131219990 gene encoding organic cation/carnitine transporter 3-like — its product is MANSTPLLSRLNSSEPEAHPVLQKVTPTLDDAIEQCIGSFGLSQLIQAVLVSLAWIFDAQQTFINIFTDAHPSWHCTSANDTTCWSASTPCELPKHAWAWDQPTSASIISQWDLMCSSPLISGLPSSSFFAGCLAGGFLLATLADSSLGRKKMLLLACIIISVTGALTVASPNLWVYSALRFISGCGRATIGTSALVLSTEIVGKRWRGEVGILGFFCFTLGFLSLPAMAYLARGSSWWTLYLWTSAPAIVYCIAVHFLVHESPRWLFVRGHKDEAIQTLRSISLSNGKILLSSFSEVVVEEESWNAEIYSAMKILWEKKWAFRRLSMVMVVGFGVGMVYYGMPLALGNLDFNLYLSVTFNALSELPMALLTFFLIGRLNRRSGVLVFTIISGLCSVLCMVMDGSDQKEVQMGLELVSFFSACTGFSILLIYTLELFPTCVRNTALSMVRQALVLGGVISPMLVAAGRKHGSLSFGVFGVVIGGCGLFVMGLPETRGGPSCDTMEEEEKKGIVAFSGDHA